In Toxoplasma gondii ME49 chromosome X, whole genome shotgun sequence, a single genomic region encodes these proteins:
- a CDS encoding transmembrane amino acid transporter protein (encoded by transcript TGME49_226060~Predicted trans-membrane domain (TMHMM2.0):119-142:146-169:199-222:262-285:297-317:336-359:379-402:615-638:644-667:679-702): MREGAFDASRKKGGTQRPSSLSTAQPPSDSRPPSSSSPPSSSSSSSSASSSSPSHPPRPFPSASSPWFPTCEASAEKMDRAQTDSRQEPILRPVAAGEEASPAFVPWQTRAFSPIARGSLRGSVLTLASSCLGAGVLATPYAMQETGLLIGLSLLCMHTFVSFFTTYILMASSKFFGSSTYAELAHRASPRLPRRAVDAIIVLNGLGVCLSFLVFLGDFLPASLENLQLFPRATDHRAALLCASMVVIFPLSVQPRLSALRHFAFFPVCALLFSLSCVVYRSLHLLREQTAPIRLVNLNWNFFKSFNVFLFAFMQHINVCPIGRELQNPTDPRVYKVSLRAALLEYCLYTPIATLGYLSFRGVTKQNFMLNYSSEDQLMHVCTLLLSFSMVLGVPLTLIPTVDSMFSLLRSLAPAPRRAARAALGEAPRRRSLVAPLLHAERTDGLVRVTVSLAFEKEGGLGDAEYGGAEAGEATRGCGEGVESPGEVQPEQADAGARNRDRSRLHADSERSAGDREGSQAEEEREEERSGEERSVVTATQASRCEGSSSASSRSVDSGSGGCQDACESRETRTRFLALEEEPSGDREAREEREEREEREGQGRRGGELLLLMGRVLENRKVCVAACLLPVLLLALVLDKAADVVGLLGGFFSTLLMSALPSIIFYAGIGNLYYRPFTRSLLMVFLLGVTCVGAFSSVIIILQTFNVCCQVPRSVLH; encoded by the exons ATGCGTGAGGGTGCGTTCGACGCCTCCcgaaaaaagggaggaacgcagaggccttcttctttgtccaCTGCCCAGCCGCCCAGTGACTCGCGTCCaccatcttcttcttctccaccgtcttcttcttcgtcttcttcgtctgcttcttcttcttctccgtctcacCCTCCGCGTCCGTTTccctccgcttcctctccctggTTTCCAACCTGCGAGGCGAGTGCAGAGAAAATGGACCGCGCTCAGACAGACAGCAGGCAAGAGCCGATCCTCCGGCCTGTCgctgcgggagaagaagcgtcgcCGGCCTTTGTGCCTTGGCAGACGAGAGCTTTCTCGCCGATCGCGCGCGGCTCTCTCAGAGGATCGGTCCTCACGCTGGCTTCCTCCTGCTTGGGCGCAG GAGTTTTGGCGACGCCGTACGCGATGCAGGAGACTGGCCTGTTGATCGGCTTGAGtctgctctgcatgcacacattcGTATCTTTTTTCACCACGTACATTTTGATGGCCTCGTCGAAGTTCTTCGGCAGTTCCACCTACGCAGAACTCGCGCACCGTGCGTCGCCGCGCCTGCCCAGAAGGGCTGTCGATGCGATCATCGTTCTAAACGGCCtcggcgtctgtctctccttcctcgtcttcctcggagACTTCCTCCCAGCCTCTCTGGAGAACCTCCAGCTCTTTCCGCGCGCTACAGACCACCGCGCTGCCCTCCTCTGCGCCAGCATG GTAGTGATTTTCccgctgtctgtacagccgAGACTGTCGGCTCTGCGCCACTTTGCGTTCTTTCCAGTTTGCGCGctgctgttttctctctcctgcgtcgTCTATCGTTCGCTGCACTTGCTGAGGGAACAGACCGCGCCGATTCGCTTGGTCAATCTGAATTGGAATTTCTTCAAGTCGTTCaacgttttcctcttcgcatTCATGCAA cacATCAACGTCTGTCCAATAGGCCGAGAGCTGCAAAATCCGACAGATCCGCGGGTGTACAAG GTGTCTCTGCGGGCGGCGCTCCTCGAGtactgtctgtacaccccgaTTGCGACGCTCGGGTACTTGTCCTTCCGCGGCGTCACGAAGCAGAACTTTATGTTGAACTACAGTTCTGAAGACCAGCTGATGCATGTCTGCACGTtgcttttgtctttttcgatGGTTCTCGGAGTGCCGTTGACCCTCATACCGACGGTCGATTCGATGTTCAGCTTGCTGCGAAGCCTCGCGCCGGCTCCACGCAGAGCCGCGCGCGCGGCCCTCGGCGAAGCGCCTCGGAGACGCAGCTTGGTCGCGCctctgttgcatgcagagcgcaCAGACGGCCTGGTGCGAGTCACTGTGTCGCTGGCGttcgagaaggaaggcggaCTCGGCGACGCGGAATACGGTGGAGCGGAAGCAGGGGAGGCGACGCGCGGCTGCGGCGAAGGCGTAGAGTCCCCCGGCGAAGTCCAGCCGGAACAAGCAGACGCCGGCGCTCGGAACAGAGACCGAAGCCGCCTGCATGCCGACAGCGAGCGCAGTGCGGGGGACCGAGAAGGAAGCCaagcggaggaggagagggaggaggagaggtcGGGAGAGGAGCGGTCTGTCGTGACGGCGACGCAGGCCTCTCGCTGCGAAGGAAGCAGTtcagcgtcttctcgctcggtGGACAGCGGCTCGGGAGGCTGCCAAGACGCATGTGAAAGCCGCGAAACGAGAACGCGTTTCCTCGCACTGGAGGAAGAACCTAGTGGGGAccgcgaagcgagagaagagagagaagaacgagaggaaagagaaggacaaggGAGACGGGGTGGTGAATTGCTGCTGCTGATGGGGAGAGTTTTGGAGAACAGGAAAGTTTGCGTCGCTGCATGTCTGCTGCCCGTCCTGCTTCTGGCGCTCGTCTTGGACAAAGCGGCAGACGTCGTCGGCCTCTTgggcggcttcttctccaccctcCTCATGAG CGCGCTGCCGTCAATTATTTTCTACGCGGGAATCGGAAACCTCTACTACCGTCCGTTCACACGAAGTCTGCTCATggtcttccttctcggcgtGACTTGC GTCGGCGCCTTCTCGTCAGTGATCATCATTCTTCAAACCTTCAATGTCTGCTGCCAGGTCCCGCGGTCTGTGCTGCACTAG